TGTGATTTAATTTTAGAACTTGGCAAggtaccaagaaaaaaaattatgtctaaGTAGGCTTTTGAAAAGCTGAACTATACCCATTTTTGGTTGCAGTCATCTTAccctactttattttcttcttttgtcttagGCTTAGTTTCAAGTAGGAAACTATTGCACCTAGAATTTCTTCCTTTCAATAATGAGGATATTACTCTGACttgactttatttaaaaaattctgtcacTTAAGATAGAAATTCAAGGgttatttttaacaataatataaatacaaCTCTGATTTGCAATATAAAAATTGTACTTATTTTAGGAATGAGTTTATTTTGAAAGTGTTTAAATAGAAAAGAGCTCACATTCTTGTAAGTGTGATTCATAATGCCAGGTACAAAAACGACTGCTATTTGTACGACCTAATTGTTTTTTTGAACCTAAAATTGTGAGATTCTGATGAAGGtctaaaatttatcttttagTACAGAATTTATAGAAGCCAGTGAAATCAGTGCATTGATTAGGCAGAAGAGACATGAACTGGAATTGTCATGGTTTCCTGATACATTACCTGGAATtggaaggtaaaaataaaaaattatttactcagGTGTTTACATGCTAACATGAACAAGATAGCATTAGTACTTAAGTACAAGGGTACCTTATTCAATTGTTATTTTCCTAAGGAAGTTTTGTGCAAATTAAACTTTGGTGTTTCAAATGCCCAATAAAGATTGCTATATAAAGGACCCCTTAGAAAGTAAAGAATCATTAATTTATCTGTTTAACAAGTATAGCTGTGTATATGCTAGATTTATTTAAAAGGGAGAGAACCTGAATATTAAGATTTATTGTTAGTAATACATCTGTCATCATTCCTCTACTCTTCTCCCGTTCCAGTCTTTACCTGCATGCTGTCAGCTGAATCACGCTTTTACCATATTCCTCTcctcaaaaatgtttttctaaataacTATTTGATCAAGTGCCTACTCTACCCTGGCACTCATGACTTTCTGTAatctagttttttatttcttagtttattCCTGAAGCTACTAAGATGGTGCtagatatacaatatatacttaaATCAAGCTCCTAAGTAAAGATTAGGGTCACTGCCTGAGTTTTATATTAATTCCTATAACATATTATgactttattttatatgttactATAATATAGTTCTGTATAGGGCATTCACCCTCTAGGAATGATGGCAGAACATAATAGAAGTCAGATGAAGAAGTCCAGATGTATGTATTATGAAACCCTTGTTTatagttacatatttttatacatgtacaagttacattttttttttccatgcttCTCCTACTCCAGAATCTCACCTTATACTGAATCAGATAGTCTTTTGTTAGGAGAcctaaatgaataagaaaaagaaagccgAGAAGTGGTTTGGGTTTGAATGGAGAAAATTTGAAGGAGGGGGTCTTAACAGGTCTCTAGGGACACTGAGAACTTTGAAGAACCATCACCAGGTCGAGGAATTTTAGAATATAACATAGTGGTATAAATCAGTTCCTTGGTTGCCtggaaaggagggagaaggatACAAAGGAGTGTGAGGACACTTTCTAGGGGGGCAGAAATGTTCTCTTTCTTGATTGGGGTGGTGGTtaacacagacatatatatatatatatatatgcacacactttGGTCAAAAGTTAGCAAATGTATGCTTAAAGTCTGAATTTTATGTTGAATTACACctcaaagttgatttttttttttagagtagtGAAGAACATGATGAAAGCTGGAAAAATTCTTGACAAAATactacataaattatttcaaagagaAACATCTGTGTTAAGttgctttcatcttttctttgccatgaatttatcagaaaaacatacttttaaaggtttttttctgaattttagcCAATTGGTAGCTATCTTTAGACAAGGAGTAACCTTGAATTTACATTTTTAGCTATTTGGGCAAAAAACATTTAAGCACTGTATTTTAATATTGCTAACCTGATTTAGAgaattaatacttttaaattggtggtttaattttttaaaccatttaaacaaaaatgtctttattatgTTTTCAGAATTGGTTTTATACCCTGGAATGTTGAAACAGAAGTCCTTCCTCTCATTTCTTCTGTGTTGCCAAGAACTATTTTTCCAACAAGTACCATATCTTTCGAACATTTGGGTAAAGTTTGTgaaatcattttctattttaaaaattattattattagtttcttCCAGTTTCATAAAAATGTGTGTTCGATGACTTAGAAAAGCTGTAAAGTAAGGCATGGTAACTTGTAAATACGTCTATAAATATTTGGACAATGAATTAACTTTAGAATTGCTTCAACTagagtgtatgtatatatagatagatagatacatagtctctccatatatctatatacacacacagtggaatattattctgccacaaaaagaaggaaatcttgtttgtgccaacatggatgaacctggaggacattaggctaagtgaataaggcaggcacagaaaggcaaataaccacatgatctcacttatatgtggaatctaaaaaagttgatctcgtAGAACTAGATTGTAGATTAGGGGGTGGGGTAGGTGTGATGGGGTGGAGGTTGTTGGTCAGAGGATACAGTTTCAGCTGGATAGAATAAGTTCTAAAGATCGATTGTGAAACGTGATGACTATaataatacagttgacccttgaacaacataggtTTTAACTGGGTGGCGACATTatacatgaatttaaaaatatatatatatcggAAAATGTTTGGAGATTTGCAAcactgaaaaaacagaaaaatcgcATAACCTATaaatagtgaaaaaaattaagaaaaaggtatgtcattaatgcataaaatatatgtaggtaCTAGTCTATTtcatcatttactaccataaaatatatacaaatctatGATaacaagttaaaatttatcaaaacatatACACACTCAAACCACATGGTTTCACCATTTGCAGTCATAAGAAATGTAAACAGCTGTAAGGATACAGTATTAAATCATAGCTgtgtaaaattaaatatagtacatatttacCAGTGTAACAATTTTTGTGGCCGCCACCTGTTGCTATTCTGGTGTACTCAAGTGTTGTGAatgtctgggaggttgaggctacaatgagccatgattgcaccactgcactccagcccgtgcAACAGAAcaacagcctgtctcaaaaaaaaaaaaaaaaaaaaaaaaaccacacaatgCAAAACTTGGTTTAATGTAATCATCTCCATGTGAGCATTTGTCTTTCTAATAGATTGCATatcacagtaaaaagtgatctcttgcAGTGCATGCgtatttttcatagagtttaGTGCAATACTGTAAACCTTGAGTAACACCTTTGGGACCCCATAAGTGCCATTAGTGATGTaggaagtgctcccaagaagcaaagttatggctttataagaagaagtTTAATTCCTTGATAGGAACAGATTGAGATCTATAGCTGCAGTTGCCTGCCATTTCAGACAGATGATTCATCTTGTAAACAAATGATATAAACTTAGGGTATCAATAAATACAGTACAGCATTATAATgtattttctcttatgatttttGTAATAACCTTTTCTTTAGCTtcttttattgtaagaatacagtatgtaacacataacataaaaaatatgttaattcaCTGTTATCAGTAAGGAGTCTGGTGAATAACAGTTAAGTTTTGGGGAGTAAAAACTGTGCCAATTTTTGACTGTGTTGGGGGTTGGTGCTCCTAATCCCTGTGTTGTTAAAGGGTCAACtatattgtatttttgaaaattgctAGAGAGTGGACGTAAAGTGTTCTCACTAAACAAATTATAACTATGTGAGGTAGTGCATATATTAAGTAGCTAGATTtggtcattccacaatgtatatgtacttcaaaacatcatgttgtacatggtAAACACAGTTTTATCTGTcagtcagttttaaaaataaaaaatattccaacTAGAAACTCtgttgtagtttttgaaattacaACTTGGAGGCTTTGAGGAACTGATTAGAAGTCTCCTTTCTGTTTCAGGCTTTCATATCCAAACCATAGATCTTTAGAAGTAACATCtgttaattaattattaataaatagttTGAGTCTTTATTAATTCATGGATAACTTGaccattttctctctccttttgctTAGATAATCCCAgatcatggccgggcacagtagctcacgcctgtattcccagcagtttgggaggccgaggcaggcagatcacttgaactcaggagtttgagaccagcttgggcaacatggcaaaaccctgtctctattaaaaatacaaaaattagctgggcatggtagtgcatgcctgtagtcccagctacctgggaggctgaggtgggaggatcgcttgagcctgggaggttgaggcttctgTGAGCGATGATTGCTCcagtgatcacgccattgcactccagcctgggtgacagagtgagaccctgtctccaaaaaaaaaaaaaaaaattaagcaagtaGCAGTTACAAGACcaaaagttattttcctttttttctctataaaattgCCCACTTGGACCAAATCTAGTTATAACTTATTTCAGTGTCATTAAGAAAGTTGATGAATACATCATATTACTCAGATGTTAGTAGCTATGCATTTAtcaatagttttatttataagtatttagtttcactctgttgcaGACTATTTTATGCTAAAATTAGCTAAAGCCAAATTACTAtttcttaaaacatattttttactttttttttttttttaaatattattaggtACTTCTTGCAAGGGATATGCATTGGCACATACtcaagaaggggaagaaaagaagcaaactTCTGGTACATCAAATACCAGAGGATCAAGACGAAAACCTGCAATGACAACTCCTACAAGGAGGTCTACACGTAACACAAGAGCTGAAACAGCCAGTCAGTCTCAGAGATCCCCAATATCAGACAATTCTGGGTGTGATGCCCCAGGTAACAGTAATCCATCTTTAAGTGTTCCCTCTTCAGCTGAGTCAGAAAAGCAAACAAGACAGGCTCCAAAACGGAAGTctgtaagaagaggaagaaaaccaCCTTTACTGAAAAAGAAACTTCGGAGCTCTGTAGCTGCCCCTGAAAAATCATCTTCCAATGATTCAGTAGATGAAGAAACAGCAGAATCTGACACATCACCTGTGTTAGAAAAAGAGCACCAACCAGATGTAGACAGTAGTAACATTTGTACTGTGCAGACTCATGTAGAAAACCAGTCTGCTAATTGCTTGAAAAGTTGCAATGAGCAAATAGAAGAAAGTGAGAAGCATACTGCAAATTATGATACAGAGGAAAGAGTAGAATCTTCATCTTCTGAGTCTTGTGCTCAAGATCTTCCTGTGCTAGTTGGTGAGGAAGGGGAAGTTAAAAAACTCGAGAATACAGGTATAGAGGCTAATGTTTTGTGTTTGGAAAGTGAGATTTCtgaaaatattcttgaaaaaGGAGGTGATCCATTGGAAAAGCAAGACCAGATATCTGGACTTTCACAATCAGAGGTAAAGACAGATGTATGTACAGTTCATCTTCCAAATGATTTTCCTACATGTTTAACATCTGAAAGCAAAGTGTACCAACCTGTATCTTGTCCCCTAAGTGACTTATCTGAAAATGTAGAGTCAGTggttaatgaagaaaaaatgacagAGAGTTCCATAGTAGAAATTACTGAACATAAAGATTTTACACTAAAAACAGAGGAGCTTATAGAGAGCCCCAAGTTAGAATCTTCTGGGGGTGAAATTATACAGACAGTGGACAGACAATCTGTTAAGAGCCCAGAGGTTCAATTGCTTGGGCATGTTGAAACTGAAGATGTAGAAATAATTGCAACATGTGATACTTTTGGGAATGAAGATTTCAATAATATTCAAGACTCTGAAAATAACTTACTAAAAAATAATCTTCTGAGCACCAAATTGGAAAaatctttagaagaaaaaaatgaatcgcTGACCGAACATCCTAGATCTACAGAGTTGCCTAAAACACACATTGAACAGATTCAGAAGCATTTTAGTGAGGACAACAATGAAATGATACCTATGGAGTGTGATTCATTTTGCAGTGACCAAAATGAATCTGAAGTTGAACCATCTGTAAATGCTGAtcttaaacaaatgaatgaaaattctGTGACACACCGTTCTGAAAATAATATGCCGTCTTCTGATCTTGCAGATGAAAAGGTTGAAACTGTTTCTCAACCATCTGAAAGCCCAAAAGATACCATAGATAAAGCCAAAAAGCCTCGTACTCGAAGATCTAGATTTCATTCTCCATCTACAACTTGGTCACCCAACAAAGACACTCCACAAGAAAAGAAGCGGCCCCAGTCTCCATCTCCCAGAAGAGAAACTGGGAAAGAAAGCAGGAAGTCTCAATCACCATCTCCTAAGAATGAGTCAGCCAGAGGCCGGAAAAAATCCCGTTCTCAGTCCCCAAAAAAAGATATTGCAAGAGAAAGGAGGCAATCTCAGTCTCGGTCTCCAAAAAGGGATACTACTAGGGAAAGCAGAAGATCTGAATCACTGTCCCCAAGAAGAGAAACTTCTAGAGAGAACAAAAGATCTCAGCCAAGAGTGAAAGATTCTTCCCCAGGAGAAAAATCCAGGTCCCAGAGCAGAGAACGAGAAAGTGATAGAGAtgggcagaggagagagagagaaaggagaaccaGAAAGTGGTCTAGGTCCAGATCTCATTCTAGGTCCCCCTCAAGATGTAGAACAAAAAGTAAGAGTTCATCGTTTGGTAGAATTGACAGAGATAGTTACCCTCCCCGGTGGAAGGGAAGATGGGCAAATGATGGTTGGAGATGTCCACGAGGAAATGATCGGTACAGAAAGAATgacccagagaaacagaatgaaaatacaagaaaagaaaaaaatgacatccaTCTAGATGCTGATGATCCAAATTCTGCTGACAAACATAGAAATGACTGTCCCAATTggataacagaaaaaataaactctGGGCCTGATCCAAGAACCAGAAatccagaaaagttgaaagagtcTCATtgggaagaaaatagaaatgaaaattcaggaaattcTTGGAATAAAAACTTTGGTTCTGGTTGGGTATCTAACCGTGGTAGAGGCAGAGGCAACCGTGGCAGAGGCACTTACAGAAGTAGTTTTGCCTATAAAGATCAGAATGAAAATCGGTGGCAAAATCGAAAACCCCTCTCAGGGAATTCAAACAGTTCAGGGAGTGAATCTTTCAAGTTTGTGGAACAGCAATCCTATAAGCGAAAAAGTGAACAGGAGTTCTCATTTGATACACCAGCAGATAGATCTGGATGGACATCTGCATCCAGCTGGGCCGTGAGAAAGACTTTGCCAGCAGATGTACAAAACTACTATTCACGACGAGGCAGAAATTCTTCAGGTCCACAGTCTGGATGGATGAAACAAGAGGAGGAAACATCTGGACAGGGTAATGTATTCTTGTTGGTTTATTGATACTGTTTTATTTGAggaattataaatttaatatgttATTTGTATGAGTTGAAATGATCcttatttgtagtttttataaTAAGCTGAACCTTAGTTGTTTACAAGTCACTttgcattatataaatatatatacacgtacGTTTATCTACATAAGTATATTATTAATGCTACCTCTGCTCCAAACCTTGccaaagacttaaatattttcAGCACTGTTTGCTACAGTAGAAGAGTTTGGGATATTCCTATGCAGGATTTAACctctaatttgtttatttcagatatgtacacttttaatttttttgataattattctcatacaaataaaataagccaTTGTTTTAATAGTAAAgatttatatttccttgttttttttcttgttaagaaCATTGCAAGAAAAAGGCTGTTGAAGATGTAAAAATTGAATAACCTTATAATTTAGTAGTtaaattttatgtgattttttttttaactagtcaGTTTCTTGAGCTACTGATTGTTGATGTATGTTTTGCATGAacttattcttaaaaatattttcaggtgaatgtttgttttgtttttcgagatggagtttctctgttgttgcccaggctggagtgcaatggcatgatctttgctcactgcaacctccacctcctgggttcaagcgattctccagcctcccgaatagctgggattacaggtgctcaccaccacgcctggctaatttttgtatttttttagtagagacggggtttcaccatgttggccaggctgctctcgaacacctgacctcaggtgatctgcccgccttggcctcccaaagtgctgggattacaggcttgagccaccgtgcctcgccaaatgttttctttcattagaaAGTCAGTCCAcattatttagaaatgacaggATTAAATTAAGCAATTGGAGATTGGTATTGGTATACTGAGCCTATTAATTGCTATTTAATTTTACTGTAACCAGTGGTTCTTTGTTTCTCTGTCTAA
The sequence above is a segment of the Pan paniscus chromosome 10, NHGRI_mPanPan1-v2.0_pri, whole genome shotgun sequence genome. Coding sequences within it:
- the SCAF11 gene encoding protein SCAF11 isoform X2, which encodes MREGGSEAAGRRGRGKVGRKLIPGRRQGGWRAQHARTERGQATGKRVSARLKATGTWETLFQREMKKKTVCTLNMGDKKYEDMEGEENGDNTISTGLLYSEADRCPICLNCLLEKEVGFPESCNHVFCMTCILKWAETLASCPIDRKPFQAVFKFSALEGYVKVQVKKQLRETKDKKNENSFEKQVSCHENSKSCIRRKAIVREDLLSAKVCDLKWIHRNSLYSETGGKKNAAIKINKPQRSNWSTNQCFRNFFSNMFSSVSHSGESSFTYRAYCTEFIEASEISALIRQKRHELELSWFPDTLPGIGRIGFIPWNVETEVLPLISSVLPRTIFPTSTISFEHLGTSCKGYALAHTQEGEEKKQTSGTSNTRGSRRKPAMTTPTRRSTRNTRAETASQSQRSPISDNSGCDAPGNSNPSLSVPSSAESEKQTRQAPKRKSVRRGRKPPLLKKKLRSSVAAPEKSSSNDSVDEETAESDTSPVLEKEHQPDVDSSNICTVQTHVENQSANCLKSCNEQIEESEKHTANYDTEERVESSSSESCAQDLPVLVGEEGEVKKLENTGIEANVLCLESEISENILEKGGDPLEKQDQISGLSQSEVKTDVCTVHLPNDFPTCLTSESKVYQPVSCPLSDLSENVESVVNEEKMTESSIVEITEHKDFTLKTEELIESPKLESSGGEIIQTVDRQSVKSPEVQLLGHVETEDVEIIATCDTFGNEDFNNIQDSENNLLKNNLLSTKLEKSLEEKNESLTEHPRSTELPKTHIEQIQKHFSEDNNEMIPMECDSFCSDQNESEVEPSVNADLKQMNENSVTHRSENNMPSSDLADEKVETVSQPSESPKDTIDKAKKPRTRRSRFHSPSTTWSPNKDTPQEKKRPQSPSPRRETGKESRKSQSPSPKNESARGRKKSRSQSPKKDIARERRQSQSRSPKRDTTRESRRSESLSPRRETSRENKRSQPRVKDSSPGEKSRSQSRERESDRDGQRRERERRTRKWSRSRSHSRSPSRCRTKSKSSSFGRIDRDSYPPRWKGRWANDGWRCPRGNDRYRKNDPEKQNENTRKEKNDIHLDADDPNSADKHRNDCPNWITEKINSGPDPRTRNPEKLKESHWEENRNENSGNSWNKNFGSGWVSNRGRGRGNRGRGTYRSSFAYKDQNENRWQNRKPLSGNSNSSGSESFKFVEQQSYKRKSEQEFSFDTPADRSGWTSASSWAVRKTLPADVQNYYSRRGRNSSGPQSGWMKQEEETSGQDSSLKDQTNQQVDGSQLPINMMQPQMNVMQQQMNVQHQPMNIFPYPVGVHAPLMNIQRNPFNIHPQLPLHLHTGVPLMQVATPTSVSQGLPPPPPPPPPSQQVNYIASQPDGKQLQGIPSSSHVSNNMSTPVLPAPTAAPGNTGMVQGPSSGNTSSSSHSKASNAAVKLAESKVSVAVEASADSSKTDKKLQIQEKAAQEVKLAIKPFYQNKDITKEEYKEIVRKAVDKCVLLECSIQKM
- the SCAF11 gene encoding protein SCAF11 isoform X3, whose protein sequence is MKKKTVCTLNMGDKKYEDMEGEENGDNTISTGLLYSEADRCPICLNCLLEKEVGFPESCNHVFCMTCILKWAETLASCPIDRKPFQAVFKFSALEGYVKVQVKKQLRETKDKKNENSFEKQVSCHENSKSCIRRKAIVREDLLSAKVCDLKWIHRNSLYSETGGKKNAAIKINKPQRSNWSTNQCFRNFFSNMFSSVSHSGESSFTYRAYCTEFIEASEISALIRQKRHELELSWFPDTLPGIGRIGFIPWNVETEVLPLISSVLPRTIFPTSTISFEHLGTSCKGYALAHTQEGEEKKQTSGTSNTRGSRRKPAMTTPTRRSTRNTRAETASQSQRSPISDNSGCDAPGNSNPSLSVPSSAESEKQTRQAPKRKSVRRGRKPPLLKKKLRSSVAAPEKSSSNDSVDEETAESDTSPVLEKEHQPDVDSSNICTVQTHVENQSANCLKSCNEQIEESEKHTANYDTEERVESSSSESCAQDLPVLVGEEGEVKKLENTGIEANVLCLESEISENILEKGGDPLEKQDQISGLSQSEVKTDVCTVHLPNDFPTCLTSESKVYQPVSCPLSDLSENVESVVNEEKMTESSIVEITEHKDFTLKTEELIESPKLESSGGEIIQTVDRQSVKSPEVQLLGHVETEDVEIIATCDTFGNEDFNNIQDSENNLLKNNLLSTKLEKSLEEKNESLTEHPRSTELPKTHIEQIQKHFSEDNNEMIPMECDSFCSDQNESEVEPSVNADLKQMNENSVTHRSENNMPSSDLADEKVETVSQPSESPKDTIDKAKKPRTRRSRFHSPSTTWSPNKDTPQEKKRPQSPSPRRETGKESRKSQSPSPKNESARGRKKSRSQSPKKDIARERRQSQSRSPKRDTTRESRRSESLSPRRETSRENKRSQPRVKDSSPGEKSRSQSRERESDRDGQRRERERRTRKWSRSRSHSRSPSRCRTKSKSSSFGRIDRDSYPPRWKGRWANDGWRCPRGNDRYRKNDPEKQNENTRKEKNDIHLDADDPNSADKHRNDCPNWITEKINSGPDPRTRNPEKLKESHWEENRNENSGNSWNKNFGSGWVSNRGRGRGNRGRGTYRSSFAYKDQNENRWQNRKPLSGNSNSSGSESFKFVEQQSYKRKSEQEFSFDTPADRSGWTSASSWAVRKTLPADVQNYYSRRGRNSSGPQSGWMKQEEETSGQDSSLKDQTNQQVDGSQLPINMMQPQMNVMQQQMNVQHQPMNIFPYPVGVHAPLMNIQRNPFNIHPQLPLHLHTGVPLMQVATPTSVSQGLPPPPPPPPPSQQVNYIASQPDGKQLQGIPSSSHVSNNMSTPVLPAPTAAPGNTGMVQGPSSGNTSSSSHSKASNAAVKLAESKVSVAVEASADSSKTDKKLQIQEKAAQEVKLAIKPFYQNKDITKEEYKEIVRKAVDKVCHSKSGEVNSTKVANLVKAYVDKYKYSRKGSQKKTLEEPVSTEKNIG
- the SCAF11 gene encoding protein SCAF11 isoform X4, yielding MVLHPFFQLQVHLSHNLYPDVHVPGFSRTLASCPIDRKPFQAVFKFSALEGYVKVQVKKQLRETKDKKNENSFEKQVSCHENSKSCIRRKAIVREDLLSAKVCDLKWIHRNSLYSETGGKKNAAIKINKPQRSNWSTNQCFRNFFSNMFSSVSHSGESSFTYRAYCTEFIEASEISALIRQKRHELELSWFPDTLPGIGRIGFIPWNVETEVLPLISSVLPRTIFPTSTISFEHLGTSCKGYALAHTQEGEEKKQTSGTSNTRGSRRKPAMTTPTRRSTRNTRAETASQSQRSPISDNSGCDAPGNSNPSLSVPSSAESEKQTRQAPKRKSVRRGRKPPLLKKKLRSSVAAPEKSSSNDSVDEETAESDTSPVLEKEHQPDVDSSNICTVQTHVENQSANCLKSCNEQIEESEKHTANYDTEERVESSSSESCAQDLPVLVGEEGEVKKLENTGIEANVLCLESEISENILEKGGDPLEKQDQISGLSQSEVKTDVCTVHLPNDFPTCLTSESKVYQPVSCPLSDLSENVESVVNEEKMTESSIVEITEHKDFTLKTEELIESPKLESSGGEIIQTVDRQSVKSPEVQLLGHVETEDVEIIATCDTFGNEDFNNIQDSENNLLKNNLLSTKLEKSLEEKNESLTEHPRSTELPKTHIEQIQKHFSEDNNEMIPMECDSFCSDQNESEVEPSVNADLKQMNENSVTHRSENNMPSSDLADEKVETVSQPSESPKDTIDKAKKPRTRRSRFHSPSTTWSPNKDTPQEKKRPQSPSPRRETGKESRKSQSPSPKNESARGRKKSRSQSPKKDIARERRQSQSRSPKRDTTRESRRSESLSPRRETSRENKRSQPRVKDSSPGEKSRSQSRERESDRDGQRRERERRTRKWSRSRSHSRSPSRCRTKSKSSSFGRIDRDSYPPRWKGRWANDGWRCPRGNDRYRKNDPEKQNENTRKEKNDIHLDADDPNSADKHRNDCPNWITEKINSGPDPRTRNPEKLKESHWEENRNENSGNSWNKNFGSGWVSNRGRGRGNRGRGTYRSSFAYKDQNENRWQNRKPLSGNSNSSGSESFKFVEQQSYKRKSEQEFSFDTPADRSGWTSASSWAVRKTLPADVQNYYSRRGRNSSGPQSGWMKQEEETSGQDSSLKDQTNQQVDGSQLPINMMQPQMNVMQQQMNVQHQPMNIFPYPVGVHAPLMNIQRNPFNIHPQLPLHLHTGVPLMQVATPTSVSQGLPPPPPPPPPSQQVNYIASQPDGKQLQGIPSSSHVSNNMSTPVLPAPTAAPGNTGMVQGPSSGNTSSSSHSKASNAAVKLAESKVSVAVEASADSSKTDKKLQIQEKAAQEVKLAIKPFYQNKDITKEEYKEIVRKAVDKVCHSKSGEVNSTKVANLVKAYVDKYKYSRKGSQKKTLEEPVSTEKNIG
- the SCAF11 gene encoding protein SCAF11 isoform X5 translates to MFSSVSHSGESSFTYRAYCTEFIEASEISALIRQKRHELELSWFPDTLPGIGRIGFIPWNVETEVLPLISSVLPRTIFPTSTISFEHLGTSCKGYALAHTQEGEEKKQTSGTSNTRGSRRKPAMTTPTRRSTRNTRAETASQSQRSPISDNSGCDAPGNSNPSLSVPSSAESEKQTRQAPKRKSVRRGRKPPLLKKKLRSSVAAPEKSSSNDSVDEETAESDTSPVLEKEHQPDVDSSNICTVQTHVENQSANCLKSCNEQIEESEKHTANYDTEERVESSSSESCAQDLPVLVGEEGEVKKLENTGIEANVLCLESEISENILEKGGDPLEKQDQISGLSQSEVKTDVCTVHLPNDFPTCLTSESKVYQPVSCPLSDLSENVESVVNEEKMTESSIVEITEHKDFTLKTEELIESPKLESSGGEIIQTVDRQSVKSPEVQLLGHVETEDVEIIATCDTFGNEDFNNIQDSENNLLKNNLLSTKLEKSLEEKNESLTEHPRSTELPKTHIEQIQKHFSEDNNEMIPMECDSFCSDQNESEVEPSVNADLKQMNENSVTHRSENNMPSSDLADEKVETVSQPSESPKDTIDKAKKPRTRRSRFHSPSTTWSPNKDTPQEKKRPQSPSPRRETGKESRKSQSPSPKNESARGRKKSRSQSPKKDIARERRQSQSRSPKRDTTRESRRSESLSPRRETSRENKRSQPRVKDSSPGEKSRSQSRERESDRDGQRRERERRTRKWSRSRSHSRSPSRCRTKSKSSSFGRIDRDSYPPRWKGRWANDGWRCPRGNDRYRKNDPEKQNENTRKEKNDIHLDADDPNSADKHRNDCPNWITEKINSGPDPRTRNPEKLKESHWEENRNENSGNSWNKNFGSGWVSNRGRGRGNRGRGTYRSSFAYKDQNENRWQNRKPLSGNSNSSGSESFKFVEQQSYKRKSEQEFSFDTPADRSGWTSASSWAVRKTLPADVQNYYSRRGRNSSGPQSGWMKQEEETSGQDSSLKDQTNQQVDGSQLPINMMQPQMNVMQQQMNVQHQPMNIFPYPVGVHAPLMNIQRNPFNIHPQLPLHLHTGVPLMQVATPTSVSQGLPPPPPPPPPSQQVNYIASQPDGKQLQGIPSSSHVSNNMSTPVLPAPTAAPGNTGMVQGPSSGNTSSSSHSKASNAAVKLAESKVSVAVEASADSSKTDKKLQIQEKAAQEVKLAIKPFYQNKDITKEEYKEIVRKAVDKVCHSKSGEVNSTKVANLVKAYVDKYKYSRKGSQKKTLEEPVSTEKNIG